Proteins from one Desulfonema limicola genomic window:
- a CDS encoding phosphoglycerate kinase: protein MKTIKDVDISGKKVLIRVDFNVPLDDYQNITDDSRIKGVLPTLQYALDRNAKIIIASHLGRPKGRPVPEFSLAPAAKRLGRLLGKDVKMAPDCIGPEVKALVNKMTGGDVMLLENLRYHNQEQENEEEFARELAEMCDVYINDAFAVSHRVNASVVAITKFAPVCAGGFLLQKELDYFKKAMAQPQRPLVAIIGGAKVSSKLKALENMLSHVDKIIIGGAMANTFLKYKGCNVGKSKVEDELVTAAGEVIKKAYEANIKFYLPIDVIAASRFDSKAEIKIVPVWEIPPDWMALDIGPATSLLFDEVLYDAKTIVWNGPMGAFEMDAFSRGTLSMVDSIARSYALTIVGGGDTDVAVHKAGESERISYISTGGGAFLTLLEGKQLPAVKALDNV from the coding sequence ATGAAAACGATTAAAGATGTTGATATTTCAGGAAAAAAAGTTTTAATCAGGGTTGATTTCAATGTTCCGTTAGATGATTATCAAAATATTACAGACGATTCCCGTATAAAAGGAGTCCTTCCCACACTTCAATATGCCCTTGACCGGAATGCAAAGATTATTATTGCTTCCCATCTGGGCAGACCCAAAGGCAGGCCTGTGCCTGAATTCAGCCTGGCACCTGCTGCCAAGCGTCTTGGACGGCTTCTTGGCAAGGATGTTAAAATGGCTCCTGACTGTATAGGACCTGAGGTTAAAGCCCTTGTAAATAAAATGACAGGCGGGGATGTAATGCTTCTGGAAAATCTCAGGTATCATAACCAGGAGCAGGAAAACGAAGAAGAATTTGCCAGGGAACTGGCCGAGATGTGCGATGTATATATTAATGATGCTTTTGCAGTATCACACAGGGTTAACGCTTCTGTGGTTGCCATAACAAAATTTGCTCCTGTCTGCGCAGGCGGGTTTCTTCTGCAAAAAGAGCTTGATTATTTTAAAAAAGCAATGGCACAGCCCCAGCGCCCCCTTGTAGCAATTATCGGCGGTGCAAAGGTTTCAAGCAAGCTCAAAGCCCTGGAAAATATGCTTTCCCATGTTGACAAGATTATTATCGGCGGAGCTATGGCAAACACCTTTCTTAAATACAAGGGCTGTAATGTGGGAAAATCAAAGGTTGAAGATGAACTTGTAACAGCAGCCGGAGAGGTTATTAAAAAAGCATATGAAGCCAATATTAAATTTTACCTGCCCATAGATGTTATTGCTGCAAGCCGTTTTGATTCCAAAGCTGAAATAAAGATAGTGCCGGTTTGGGAAATCCCTCCAGACTGGATGGCTTTAGATATCGGCCCTGCTACATCCCTGCTTTTTGACGAGGTTTTATATGATGCAAAGACCATTGTATGGAACGGGCCTATGGGAGCTTTTGAAATGGATGCGTTCAGCAGGGGAACCTTGTCAATGGTTGACAGTATTGCAAGATCATATGCGTTAACAATTGTTGGCGGAGGCGATACGGATGTGGCAGTTCACAAAGCAGGGGAAAGTGAAAGAATTTCATATATTTCAACAGGCGGCGGTGCATTTCTGACTCTTCTGGAAGGAAAGCAGCTGCCTGCTGTTAAAGCTTTAGATAATGTATAA
- a CDS encoding AAA family ATPase produces the protein MLNSLYIKNYRLFKELRINSLKRFNLIIGKNNIGKSSLLEAVTTFLNKDDIIIKIIEDMLYSGEWDDSNFISIFDSFASLFYKNRDLDKEINNFYIGEDEHKGISFCLNYKKGNKLKRDAYIEVKKNNKDKAEKISILDIQFQQNILSGSTNTKHDIVKSALPTAYIHSLALKWSKIVLTEKEDHVIEALRIIDKNIERIAFVDTNTTKKAIVKFHNSSQPFSLSSMGDGIFKILRTVLTLVHCENGTLLIDEFENGLHWSVQLELWKIIYHLAYKLNIQIFATTHSRDTLWAFQQAALSQGHEDDTRVIKLKHLPKRQNIKAVEVDIKEVKQIMEQGLEIR, from the coding sequence ATGCTGAATTCTTTGTATATAAAAAATTACAGGCTTTTTAAGGAGCTAAGAATTAATTCTTTAAAAAGATTTAACCTGATAATCGGCAAAAATAATATTGGTAAAAGTTCGCTGCTGGAGGCTGTTACTACCTTTTTGAACAAGGATGATATTATTATAAAAATTATTGAAGATATGCTTTACAGTGGTGAATGGGATGACTCTAATTTTATAAGCATTTTCGATAGTTTTGCATCCTTATTTTATAAAAACAGAGATTTGGATAAAGAAATAAATAATTTTTATATTGGAGAGGACGAACACAAGGGTATTTCTTTTTGTCTGAATTATAAAAAAGGTAATAAACTAAAGAGAGATGCATATATAGAAGTTAAAAAAAACAATAAAGATAAAGCTGAAAAAATTTCAATATTAGATATTCAATTTCAACAAAATATATTATCAGGTTCAACAAATACAAAACATGATATAGTAAAATCTGCTTTACCGACTGCTTATATTCACAGCTTGGCATTAAAGTGGAGCAAAATAGTTCTAACAGAAAAAGAAGACCATGTTATTGAAGCTCTTAGAATTATAGATAAAAATATTGAGCGTATTGCTTTTGTTGATACAAACACAACAAAAAAAGCCATTGTCAAATTTCATAACAGCAGCCAGCCTTTTTCACTTTCAAGCATGGGAGACGGTATTTTTAAAATACTTAGAACTGTTTTGACACTGGTTCATTGCGAAAACGGAACGCTCCTGATTGACGAGTTTGAAAATGGACTCCATTGGTCTGTTCAGCTAGAATTATGGAAAATTATTTACCATCTTGCATATAAACTAAATATCCAGATATTTGCCACCACCCACAGCCGGGATACATTATGGGCATTTCAGCAGGCTGCATTATCTCAGGGTCATGAAGATGATACAAGAGTAATAAAATTAAAACATCTGCCCAAACGCCAGAATATAAAAGCCGTTGAAGTTGATATAAAAGAAGTGAAACAGATTATGGAACAAGGGCTTGAAATCAGGTAA
- a CDS encoding NAD(P)H-dependent glycerol-3-phosphate dehydrogenase: MSKTNSIQHTDIDKIKIGVAGGGSWGTALANLLADKGYKIDFWVFEEEVKDQIESSRENKMYLPGVTLSKNLIPSNNLAQVVSKKDMVLIVVPSHVMRNVSSQMTPHISSDTIIVSASKGIENKTHLTMSGILGQTLPQISENTLAVLSGPSFAKEVAQKVPTVVTAASKDSSVADFVQQVFSTPVFRVYTNDDIIGVELGGSVKNVIAIAAGMIDGLGLGLNTRAALITRGLAEIRRLGLALGANPRTFTGSAGIGDLVLTCTGDLSRNHTVGKQIGQGKTLKDILAEMHMVAEGVKTAKSVYNLSKKLGVEMPISHEIYHILYEDMSPKQALQRLMTRNLKQELDEC, encoded by the coding sequence ATGAGTAAAACAAATTCAATCCAGCACACAGATATTGATAAAATAAAAATCGGAGTAGCAGGAGGCGGAAGCTGGGGCACTGCCCTTGCAAACCTCCTGGCAGATAAAGGCTATAAAATAGATTTCTGGGTTTTTGAAGAAGAAGTCAAAGATCAGATTGAATCCAGCCGGGAAAACAAGATGTATCTTCCAGGTGTTACTCTTTCAAAAAATTTAATACCATCCAATAATCTGGCACAAGTTGTATCAAAAAAGGATATGGTATTGATTGTTGTACCTTCCCATGTTATGAGAAATGTATCAAGCCAGATGACTCCTCATATATCAAGTGATACCATTATTGTTTCAGCTTCCAAAGGCATTGAAAATAAAACCCATCTGACCATGTCAGGCATTCTTGGGCAAACCCTGCCCCAGATTTCGGAAAATACCCTGGCTGTTTTATCAGGTCCCAGTTTTGCAAAAGAGGTAGCCCAAAAGGTCCCGACAGTAGTAACAGCAGCATCAAAAGACAGCAGTGTGGCAGACTTTGTTCAACAGGTTTTTTCCACTCCGGTATTCAGGGTTTATACCAATGATGATATAATAGGCGTTGAACTGGGCGGTTCTGTGAAAAATGTCATTGCCATTGCAGCAGGCATGATAGACGGCCTGGGTCTGGGACTAAACACCCGTGCTGCACTTATTACCAGAGGACTGGCAGAAATACGAAGACTCGGGCTTGCTCTGGGAGCAAATCCCAGAACATTTACAGGTTCAGCAGGTATTGGTGATCTTGTCCTGACCTGCACAGGTGATCTCAGCAGAAACCACACAGTAGGAAAACAAATAGGCCAGGGCAAAACCCTAAAGGATATTCTTGCAGAAATGCACATGGTGGCAGAAGGCGTAAAAACAGCAAAATCCGTTTATAACCTGTCAAAAAAACTGGGTGTTGAAATGCCCATTTCCCATGAAATCTACCATATACTTTACGAAGACATGTCGCCAAAACAAGCCCTGCAAAGATTAATGACAAGGAATTTAAAGCAGGAACTTGATGAGTGTTAA
- the gyrA gene encoding DNA gyrase subunit A codes for MVTELSPEISPEISIESEMKKSYLDYAMSVIIGRALPDVRDGLKPVHRRVLFAMRELKNDWNKPYKKSARIVGDVIGKYHPHGDTAVYDTIVRMTQDFSLRYPLVDGQGNFGSIDGDSAAAMRYTEIRMAKIAHEMLADLDKETVNVVPNYDESLTEPQVLPSKIPSLLVNGSSGIAVGMATNIPPHNLTEIVNALYALIDNPEITWQELLEHVPGPDFPTYGIIYGTNGIYEAYKTGRGIIRVRARVRVEKDPKSNQETIVVDEIPYQVNKARLIEKIAELMKNKQIEGLRYVRDESDREGMRIAMGLKRDQVAEVIINQLYKHTQMETSFGIILLAVINNRPKVFNFKELLEQFILHRKDVIIRRTRYELRKAEERAHILEGLKIALENLDEVVALIRSSSNALEAKTRLIETFNLTPVQAQAILDMRLQRLTGLEREKIIEEYENLLKDIAWFKEILSSERLILDIVKQELAAIKEEFGDKRRTEIVEATRELTLEDMIAEEDMVVTISKEGYIKRNPITLYQSQRRGGKGKTAMGTKEEDFVELLFVASTHHTFLFFTNQGKVYWCKVYEIPQAGRASKGKAIVNLLNFEKDEKLTTVLAVPAFEPGSHIIMATRDGLVKKTDIMAYSRPRAGGIIALNLVQGDELITARITDGTYNVFLCSASGKSIRFHESDVRPTGRTTKGVRGIRLAKNDILVGMEVLSHGQTLFAATENGYGKRTLIDEYPVQKRGGKGVITIKTSERNGKVVAILLVDEENDLMLMTDRGKLIRMPISSISVISRNTQGVKLIGMDTGERVIGAARLAETVKDEEEVMQEEIEALPEEDTKGENKEDE; via the coding sequence ATGGTAACAGAACTAAGCCCCGAAATCAGCCCTGAAATCAGCATTGAAAGCGAAATGAAAAAATCCTATCTGGATTATGCCATGAGCGTGATTATCGGGAGAGCATTGCCGGACGTGCGCGACGGTCTTAAACCGGTTCATCGGCGCGTCTTATTTGCCATGCGTGAATTAAAAAACGACTGGAACAAACCCTATAAAAAATCTGCCCGTATTGTGGGTGATGTTATTGGTAAGTATCATCCTCATGGAGATACTGCTGTCTATGATACTATTGTGCGTATGACTCAGGATTTTTCCCTGCGCTATCCCCTGGTGGACGGTCAGGGAAACTTTGGCTCCATTGATGGAGACAGTGCTGCTGCCATGAGATATACCGAGATACGCATGGCAAAGATTGCCCATGAAATGCTGGCTGATCTGGACAAGGAAACAGTTAATGTTGTTCCTAACTATGATGAATCCTTGACAGAACCCCAGGTGCTGCCTTCAAAAATTCCTTCACTTTTGGTCAATGGTTCTTCTGGTATTGCTGTGGGTATGGCAACAAATATTCCTCCCCATAACCTTACAGAGATTGTTAATGCCCTTTATGCTCTTATTGATAATCCTGAAATAACATGGCAGGAACTTTTAGAACATGTTCCAGGCCCTGATTTTCCTACTTATGGAATAATCTACGGGACAAACGGGATTTATGAAGCATATAAAACAGGCCGGGGTATTATCAGGGTGCGCGCCAGGGTCCGGGTTGAAAAAGATCCAAAGTCGAATCAGGAAACAATTGTTGTTGATGAAATTCCCTATCAGGTCAATAAAGCCAGGCTGATTGAAAAAATTGCCGAGCTGATGAAAAACAAACAGATCGAAGGTTTAAGATATGTCAGAGACGAATCTGACCGGGAGGGAATGCGTATTGCAATGGGCCTGAAACGAGATCAGGTTGCAGAGGTAATTATAAATCAATTATACAAGCATACCCAGATGGAAACAAGCTTTGGCATTATCCTGCTGGCAGTTATAAACAACAGACCAAAGGTGTTTAACTTTAAAGAACTCCTGGAGCAGTTCATACTTCACCGTAAAGATGTTATTATAAGAAGAACCCGTTATGAACTGCGCAAAGCTGAAGAACGCGCCCACATCCTTGAGGGTTTAAAAATTGCTCTGGAAAACCTGGACGAGGTTGTGGCATTGATACGTTCTTCATCCAATGCTCTGGAAGCCAAAACCCGCCTTATAGAAACCTTTAACCTTACACCTGTTCAGGCCCAGGCAATTTTAGATATGCGCTTGCAGAGACTTACAGGGCTTGAGCGTGAAAAGATTATTGAAGAATATGAAAATCTTTTAAAAGACATTGCATGGTTCAAGGAAATCCTTTCCAGTGAGCGCCTGATTCTTGATATTGTTAAACAGGAACTTGCTGCAATTAAAGAAGAGTTTGGAGATAAACGCAGAACAGAGATTGTAGAAGCAACAAGAGAATTGACCCTTGAGGATATGATAGCTGAAGAAGATATGGTGGTAACCATTTCCAAAGAGGGTTATATTAAACGCAATCCCATTACCCTTTATCAAAGCCAGAGGCGCGGAGGTAAAGGAAAAACTGCAATGGGAACAAAAGAAGAAGATTTTGTAGAACTTCTTTTTGTAGCCTCAACCCATCACACGTTCCTCTTTTTTACAAACCAGGGCAAGGTTTATTGGTGCAAGGTTTATGAAATACCCCAGGCAGGCCGTGCAAGCAAAGGCAAGGCTATTGTCAACCTGCTTAATTTTGAAAAAGATGAAAAACTAACCACGGTTCTAGCAGTGCCTGCATTTGAGCCAGGTTCCCATATTATAATGGCAACCAGAGACGGACTGGTAAAAAAGACGGATATAATGGCATACAGCCGCCCCAGAGCAGGCGGAATCATTGCCCTGAACCTGGTTCAAGGGGATGAACTTATAACAGCCAGGATTACAGATGGAACATATAATGTTTTTCTATGTTCTGCTTCTGGAAAATCCATAAGATTTCATGAATCTGATGTCCGCCCCACAGGACGCACTACCAAAGGTGTCAGGGGAATAAGGCTGGCAAAAAACGATATTCTTGTCGGCATGGAAGTACTCAGCCACGGTCAAACCCTTTTTGCAGCAACTGAAAACGGATATGGAAAACGAACCCTTATTGATGAATATCCTGTACAGAAAAGAGGCGGAAAAGGTGTTATCACTATAAAAACAAGTGAACGCAATGGAAAAGTGGTGGCAATTCTTCTTGTGGATGAAGAAAACGATCTTATGCTGATGACAGACAGGGGAAAACTTATCCGTATGCCTATCAGCAGCATTTCAGTTATCAGCAGAAATACACAGGGAGTAAAACTTATCGGCATGGATACTGGCGAAAGGGTTATTGGTGCTGCCAGGCTTGCTGAAACTGTAAAAGATGAAGAAGAAGTAATGCAGGAAGAAATAGAAGCATTGCCGGAAGAAGATACAAAAGGGGAAAATAAAGAGGATGAGTAA
- a CDS encoding DUF3226 domain-containing protein — MIEQSPKILMVEGIDDKKVIEKLLTRRKLSFNDVVIHNCEGIIKLLNLLPVIIHAGSYEVIGIIVDADENVKNRWESVRNILLKAGYKNIPADSQIKGLTLKDKNEELPEIGVWIMPDNRFKGAIEDFISFLIRDNDKLYPVAAAKVDKLISQKMNLFSISQKSKAIIHTWLAWQERPGKQIGSAVTYRLLKDQRYLLDDAKASPFIDWLKRLFK, encoded by the coding sequence ATGATTGAACAATCTCCCAAAATTTTAATGGTTGAGGGCATTGACGACAAGAAAGTAATTGAGAAGCTTCTAACAAGACGCAAGCTTAGTTTTAATGACGTTGTAATCCATAACTGCGAAGGAATAATCAAACTTTTAAATCTGCTGCCAGTAATAATTCATGCAGGAAGTTATGAAGTAATTGGAATAATTGTTGATGCTGATGAAAATGTAAAAAACAGATGGGAGTCTGTCAGAAATATTTTATTAAAAGCAGGATATAAAAATATTCCTGCTGACTCCCAAATCAAAGGTTTAACCCTTAAAGACAAAAATGAAGAATTACCCGAAATCGGTGTCTGGATTATGCCTGACAATAGATTCAAAGGTGCAATTGAAGATTTCATCAGTTTTTTGATCAGGGATAATGATAAATTATATCCTGTTGCAGCAGCAAAAGTGGATAAGCTTATTTCTCAAAAAATGAATCTTTTCAGCATAAGCCAAAAATCAAAAGCAATAATCCATACCTGGCTTGCATGGCAGGAAAGACCAGGAAAGCAGATTGGAAGCGCTGTTACATACAGGCTTTTAAAAGATCAACGCTATCTTCTTGATGATGCCAAGGCAAGCCCTTTTATTGACTGGTTAAAAAGGCTGTTTAAATAA
- the radC gene encoding RadC family protein, with amino-acid sequence MTEITKHKGEGHRDRLRERFLESGLEGFQDYEVIELLLTLGQPRKDCKEAAKAAIERFQTLQGVFEASPKSLCEVKGIGPKNMLGIRLIKAAADRYLEKKLVNKLAVNNSKDLFDYLYYNMKDKKRELFKVIFLDAQNKVIAAKTLFEGTLTSSSVYPREVVNAALEHHAAALIFAHNHPSGDPKPSSEDIAVTKQLVFACKVMGITVHEHIVIGDNKYFSFADQGYIAEITRDYDKQI; translated from the coding sequence ATGACCGAAATAACAAAACACAAAGGAGAAGGCCACAGGGACAGGCTTCGTGAAAGGTTTCTGGAATCAGGGCTGGAAGGATTCCAGGATTACGAGGTTATTGAACTCCTGCTGACTTTGGGACAGCCGAGAAAAGACTGCAAGGAAGCGGCAAAAGCTGCTATTGAAAGATTTCAAACCCTTCAGGGTGTGTTTGAAGCTTCTCCCAAATCCCTGTGCGAGGTAAAAGGCATAGGCCCTAAAAATATGCTGGGCATACGCCTTATTAAAGCTGCTGCTGACCGGTATCTTGAAAAAAAGCTGGTTAATAAATTGGCAGTAAATAATTCAAAGGATTTGTTTGATTATCTTTATTATAATATGAAGGATAAAAAACGGGAGCTTTTCAAGGTAATCTTTTTAGATGCCCAGAACAAGGTCATTGCTGCTAAAACCCTGTTTGAAGGAACCCTGACCTCCAGTTCGGTTTATCCAAGAGAGGTTGTTAATGCAGCACTTGAACACCATGCTGCTGCCCTGATTTTTGCCCATAATCATCCTTCAGGAGATCCCAAGCCTTCTTCAGAAGATATTGCTGTTACAAAACAACTGGTTTTTGCCTGCAAGGTCATGGGCATAACGGTTCATGAACATATAGTCATAGGAGATAATAAATATTTCAGTTTTGCAGACCAGGGATATATAGCAGAAATAACCCGTGATTATGATAAACAGATTTAA
- a CDS encoding SUMF1/EgtB/PvdO family nonheme iron enzyme — protein MEHEQNREYIFAKISKAANYFQRNTQGGLLFCDCDNPRLSQVFSRQIIISTKNMGLDVKEVFLSSDNISNFIKRIRGAAEKADGLIINNFDELIRISGVNAIRELNQAREVLLELGIPLLFWLSPGNISMLANKAADIFTRRSRAVVSFSDISFDQELEWLETAISQQAKLGDIVPKDILQAALIGLRAQRDTLKSMIEELKKAPGTEPDTVNIDVNQSNVAVIGNNTRIFGNVYMGEPVSDPDEALKIYCRVMTASFRNLPLRGVDLGASDPGRGQYMELAQVYVDLNTQTQVEIEESKGSREKTRLLRALEASIKNRQLVILGDPGSGKSTFVNHLALCLGCHIHDPYAGWIDRLKGWPDNEANAVPVLVVLRDFARWLAGDETPEPRLLWKFIVSRLEAKNLGFASDAIHKVLENGRAVVLLDGLDEIPTQAQKSFVRDAVAAFAGRYENSRFIVTCRVLSYQDPAWQLKDFPVFELAPFNDEMISRFIDAWYSELVRIGELRNEQQENMTWKLKNAVKKSDLRRLAENPLLLTVMALVNTHKGELPEARALLYEDTVDILLWRWDQLKSESEKTRPRLKELIRDADRTDVDLKKVLWKLAFQAHEQGGKDKEDVLADIKEWQLVKALSELHPAKSMDWANQVIETIKYRAGLLIEREPGLYSFPHRTFQEYLAGAYLSSQGNFAETASSLAGQGNFWREVILLATGRLVYLSGDLDKPLALVYELCHSLDKKNEAAWHKIWLAGDVLLETGLNRIQDSAMGRDLYKKVQQELVNLVQAGALKPVERVEAGNTLGRLGDIRFRKDAWFLPDEPLLGFVEIPAGEFWMGDDNIEYSSPKHNLDLPAFYMARYPVTVEQFRVFVEDSGYESDDNNSLKGMPNHPVKYVKGYDGAAYCNWLTETLKEWKDTPEPLASLLRENKMRFCLSTEAQWEKAARGTDGRVFPWGNTPDPDCANYMDTKIRTTSPAGCFPKGASPFGCMDMAGNVWEWTRSLWGKDWDKPDFKYPYNCKDGREDETDKGDILLIVRGGSYFGDSDDVRCATRYKYFPVNWDDLRGFRVSSVVRSQTDL, from the coding sequence ATGGAGCATGAGCAGAACAGGGAATATATTTTTGCAAAAATCTCAAAAGCTGCAAATTATTTTCAGCGCAATACCCAGGGAGGGCTTCTTTTTTGTGATTGTGATAATCCCCGGCTTTCCCAGGTTTTCAGCCGTCAGATTATAATCAGCACAAAAAATATGGGGCTGGATGTAAAAGAGGTTTTCCTTTCTTCTGATAATATTTCCAATTTTATAAAAAGAATCAGGGGCGCAGCAGAAAAAGCAGACGGCTTGATTATTAACAATTTTGATGAACTGATACGAATTTCAGGGGTAAATGCCATACGGGAATTAAACCAGGCCCGCGAGGTACTTCTTGAACTTGGCATCCCTCTTCTTTTCTGGCTTTCACCTGGAAATATTTCAATGCTTGCAAATAAGGCTGCTGATATTTTTACAAGAAGAAGCAGGGCTGTTGTCAGTTTTTCAGATATTTCCTTTGACCAGGAGCTTGAATGGCTTGAAACTGCAATCAGCCAGCAGGCAAAGCTTGGGGATATAGTTCCCAAAGATATTTTGCAGGCTGCATTAATTGGACTCAGGGCGCAGCGGGATACCCTGAAATCCATGATTGAGGAATTGAAAAAAGCTCCAGGCACAGAGCCAGATACCGTAAATATCGACGTAAACCAAAGCAATGTCGCAGTTATCGGCAACAATACCCGGATTTTCGGGAATGTCTATATGGGTGAGCCTGTCAGTGACCCTGATGAGGCTTTGAAAATTTACTGCCGGGTTATGACTGCCTCGTTTCGTAATCTTCCGCTCAGGGGCGTGGATTTGGGGGCAAGTGATCCAGGCCGGGGGCAGTATATGGAGCTGGCTCAGGTTTATGTGGATTTGAATACACAGACCCAGGTTGAAATTGAAGAAAGTAAAGGCAGTCGTGAAAAAACCAGACTTCTCAGGGCTTTGGAAGCCTCTATCAAGAACCGGCAGCTTGTCATTCTTGGTGATCCAGGTTCCGGCAAATCAACCTTTGTAAATCATCTTGCCTTGTGTCTCGGCTGTCATATTCATGATCCTTATGCCGGGTGGATTGATCGTTTAAAAGGATGGCCTGATAATGAGGCTAATGCTGTTCCTGTTCTGGTTGTTCTCCGGGATTTTGCAAGATGGCTTGCTGGTGATGAAACCCCTGAACCCCGGCTGCTGTGGAAATTTATTGTTTCCAGGCTGGAGGCAAAAAATCTTGGTTTTGCTTCGGATGCTATTCACAAAGTGCTTGAAAACGGCAGGGCTGTTGTCCTGCTGGACGGGCTTGATGAGATTCCTACCCAGGCTCAGAAAAGCTTTGTCAGGGATGCAGTGGCAGCTTTTGCGGGGCGGTATGAAAACAGCCGTTTTATTGTTACCTGCCGGGTGCTTTCCTACCAGGATCCTGCGTGGCAGTTAAAGGATTTTCCTGTGTTTGAACTGGCTCCTTTTAATGATGAAATGATAAGCCGGTTTATTGACGCCTGGTATTCTGAACTTGTCAGGATCGGGGAGCTTAGAAATGAGCAGCAGGAAAACATGACCTGGAAGCTGAAAAATGCTGTAAAAAAATCTGATCTCAGGCGGCTGGCTGAAAATCCACTTCTACTTACGGTCATGGCTCTGGTCAATACTCATAAAGGCGAATTGCCTGAAGCAAGGGCTTTGCTGTATGAGGATACGGTTGATATTTTATTATGGCGCTGGGACCAGCTTAAATCTGAGAGTGAAAAAACACGCCCGCGTTTAAAAGAACTGATAAGGGATGCAGATCGTACAGATGTTGATTTGAAAAAGGTTTTGTGGAAACTGGCGTTTCAGGCTCATGAACAGGGAGGAAAAGACAAGGAAGATGTCCTGGCAGATATAAAAGAATGGCAGCTTGTTAAGGCATTGTCAGAACTGCACCCTGCAAAAAGCATGGACTGGGCAAACCAGGTTATTGAAACCATAAAATACAGGGCAGGGCTTCTCATAGAGCGGGAGCCGGGGCTGTATTCCTTTCCGCATCGGACTTTCCAGGAATATCTGGCAGGCGCTTATCTTTCTTCACAGGGAAATTTTGCAGAAACAGCCTCGTCCCTTGCAGGACAGGGGAATTTCTGGCGTGAGGTCATTCTCCTGGCAACAGGAAGGCTGGTTTATCTGTCAGGGGATTTGGATAAACCTCTTGCACTGGTTTATGAACTCTGCCACAGCCTGGATAAAAAAAATGAAGCTGCATGGCATAAAATCTGGCTTGCGGGTGATGTTCTCCTGGAAACAGGATTAAACAGGATACAGGACAGCGCTATGGGCAGGGATTTATATAAAAAGGTTCAGCAGGAACTGGTAAACCTGGTTCAGGCAGGGGCGCTTAAACCTGTGGAACGTGTTGAGGCTGGCAATACACTGGGAAGGCTGGGGGATATAAGGTTTCGGAAAGATGCCTGGTTTCTGCCTGATGAACCGCTGCTTGGATTTGTGGAAATTCCGGCAGGGGAGTTTTGGATGGGGGATGATAATATTGAATATTCATCTCCTAAGCATAATCTCGACCTGCCTGCGTTTTATATGGCGCGTTATCCGGTAACGGTTGAGCAGTTCCGGGTGTTTGTGGAAGACAGCGGGTATGAGTCTGATGATAATAACAGCCTGAAAGGAATGCCCAATCATCCGGTAAAATATGTAAAAGGGTATGATGGAGCAGCATACTGCAACTGGCTGACAGAAACATTGAAGGAATGGAAAGATACACCGGAGCCTCTTGCCTCACTGCTTCGTGAAAACAAAATGCGTTTTTGTCTGTCCACAGAAGCACAGTGGGAAAAAGCAGCACGGGGAACTGACGGGCGGGTATTTCCCTGGGGAAACACGCCTGATCCGGATTGTGCAAATTACATGGATACCAAAATCAGAACAACAAGCCCTGCTGGATGTTTTCCAAAAGGAGCCAGTCCTTTCGGCTGCATGGATATGGCAGGGAATGTCTGGGAGTGGACTCGAAGTTTATGGGGAAAAGATTGGGATAAACCGGATTTCAAATATCCGTACAATTGCAAAGATGGACGGGAAGATGAAACAGACAAAGGAGATATATTGCTAATTGTGCGTGGAGGCTCCTATTTTGGCGACTCTGATGATGTACGGTGCGCTACGCGCTACAAGTACTTCCCTGTCAACTGGGACGACCTCAGGGGTTTTCGAGTTTCGAGTGTTGTGCGCTCCCAAACTGATCTCTGA